A genomic stretch from Candidatus Obscuribacterales bacterium includes:
- a CDS encoding DUF928 domain-containing protein, which produces MYQLRWHWLLSVCLVSVVGLGTSSEAFAWESVQGVLKNSDPDHSGSGSPETVLPGNRNPCNENPILITPRSLPLDFDSEECMAEPIDPVQTAAEMPSLWFYIPDQYAELYEFELTLSQNGQRVDTLFLDPVCAAGLMEVPITTALPEGDRVQWELMVMVERFAGRSGNPRVTGDIQRSSTATWYDQLQSLDPEGWDTILTEAGLGAIAPQTPTTVCPLEAPF; this is translated from the coding sequence ATGTATCAACTGAGATGGCATTGGTTACTGTCGGTTTGTTTGGTGTCTGTAGTTGGACTAGGGACTTCGTCTGAAGCTTTTGCTTGGGAATCGGTTCAAGGTGTCTTGAAAAATAGTGATCCTGACCATAGTGGTTCTGGTAGTCCAGAGACTGTACTTCCGGGTAATCGTAATCCCTGCAATGAAAACCCGATTTTGATTACGCCCCGATCGCTTCCCTTAGACTTTGATTCTGAGGAGTGTATGGCTGAGCCGATAGATCCTGTCCAAACCGCAGCGGAGATGCCCAGTTTATGGTTTTATATCCCAGATCAGTATGCTGAACTGTACGAATTTGAGTTAACCCTGTCTCAAAACGGTCAGCGGGTGGATACCCTGTTTCTCGATCCGGTCTGTGCAGCAGGATTGATGGAGGTGCCCATTACCACGGCGTTGCCGGAGGGCGATCGCGTTCAGTGGGAACTAATGGTGATGGTGGAGCGCTTTGCAGGGCGATCGGGGAATCCTCGGGTGACTGGGGACATCCAGCGGAGCAGTACGGCCACTTGGTATGACCAACTGCAATCCCTCGATCCAGAGGGCTGGGATACGATATTGACCGAAGCGGGGCTGGGGGCGATCGCTCCCCAAACCCCAACGACCGTCTGCCCGCTAGAGGCACCCTTCTAG